One Nitrospira sp. DNA window includes the following coding sequences:
- a CDS encoding DNA-binding protein HU-beta: protein MTKEELIAKMASSAGITKVAATTALEAFTGAVTTSLKKGHRVTLVNFGTFTISKRKARMGRNPRTGEALKIPAARIPKFSAGKELKAAVK, encoded by the coding sequence ATGACCAAGGAAGAATTGATCGCGAAGATGGCGAGCAGCGCCGGAATCACCAAGGTCGCCGCCACGACGGCACTGGAAGCTTTCACCGGAGCGGTCACCACCTCGCTCAAGAAGGGACATCGCGTCACGCTGGTGAATTTCGGCACGTTTACGATTTCGAAACGGAAGGCCAGAATGGGGCGTAACCCCCGGACCGGTGAAGCCTTGAAGATTCCTGCCGCGCGCATTCCCAAGTTCTCGGCCGGCAAAGAACTGAAGGCAGCGGTCAAATAA
- a CDS encoding Two-component transcriptional response regulator, AtoC family has translation MSLRPSTFNILLLSADNEIQTHYKDLFGEQAITIGREGLTLPKEIAKRSYDAVIVESKGHSAAELGKLFASIDPARTLVLTGSRTVLKRMAALLHGPKSPKAALPLPNGTGQSVCLESYLEHKVGDFVKGMRNGAGRNLHPMLIAAVERPLILLTLRETKGNQIQAAELLGLNRNTLRKKILDLHIPIKRARAN, from the coding sequence ATGTCACTTCGTCCATCAACATTCAATATCCTATTGCTCAGCGCAGACAACGAGATCCAGACCCACTATAAGGACCTCTTCGGCGAGCAGGCGATCACGATCGGTCGAGAGGGTTTGACGCTGCCGAAAGAAATCGCCAAACGGAGCTACGACGCCGTTATCGTGGAATCGAAGGGCCACTCAGCGGCGGAACTCGGTAAACTGTTCGCGAGTATCGATCCCGCACGCACACTCGTCCTGACAGGTTCTCGTACCGTCTTGAAACGGATGGCCGCATTGCTGCATGGCCCCAAATCACCCAAGGCAGCCCTTCCCCTCCCCAATGGAACAGGACAATCGGTCTGTCTGGAATCCTATCTGGAACACAAGGTCGGCGACTTCGTCAAAGGCATGCGGAACGGCGCAGGGAGAAATCTCCATCCGATGCTGATTGCAGCAGTGGAGCGCCCCTTGATCTTGCTGACCCTACGGGAAACCAAAGGCAACCAGATCCAAGCGGCGGAACTGCTGGGGTTGAATCGCAACACGCTGAGGAAAAAGATTCTCGATCTCCATATTCCAATCAAACGAGCCAGGGCGAACTAG
- a CDS encoding Iron-sulfur cluster regulator IscR, whose translation MKVSLRATYGIIAAVDLALHDAEQPVCAKSIAKRQAIPARFLEQVLHAMKMAGVVTSQRGAQGGYVLSRKPSEVSVADILHALEGPLMETNGAAGSRSAATRGAKREVLLAHIWDRVKQAELSVLSEVTVEELAKRQRALEAQHSLMYHI comes from the coding sequence ATGAAGGTTAGTCTCAGGGCCACCTATGGAATTATCGCTGCCGTCGACCTTGCGTTGCACGACGCCGAACAGCCGGTTTGTGCCAAGTCGATTGCCAAACGCCAGGCGATTCCGGCCAGGTTTCTCGAACAGGTTCTCCACGCCATGAAAATGGCCGGCGTGGTAACCAGCCAACGTGGAGCCCAGGGTGGCTATGTGTTGAGTCGGAAGCCATCGGAGGTCTCCGTCGCCGATATTCTTCATGCGCTGGAGGGGCCTCTCATGGAAACCAACGGTGCTGCCGGCTCAAGAAGCGCCGCCACCCGCGGCGCGAAGCGAGAAGTGTTGCTGGCGCACATTTGGGATCGCGTGAAACAGGCCGAACTGAGCGTCCTGTCGGAAGTGACGGTCGAAGAGTTGGCCAAGCGCCAACGTGCGCTCGAAGCACAACACAGCTTGATGTATCACATTTGA
- a CDS encoding Ferredoxin--sulfite reductase, with the protein MSPHTVDLRPAIRTEPIPAHIVEEIETFEAEAQRVLVGDLSTDIFKPFRLQYGIYGQRQPGVQMFRIKIPFGGLTANQLRQVAELADQYATGVGHVTTRQDIQLHFVELKHVPEMMRLLASVGLTTREACANTVRNVTACHLAGVCQGEVFDVTPYAKTVAYHLLRNPLNQSLPRKFKIALSGCRQDCALTPIHDIGLLAAKRADGAIGFRMVVGGGLGSTPRIAQVLREFTPMDELLPTIEAVIKVFDTLGNRKNRNKARMKFVIEKLGFDEFKRRWEAAYTAMGYAVPTHEPIKLLDHADEPPLIMPTKAPTLSNGNGNGNGAASLNGQASAFQAWRRTNVVPQRQAGFVTAAIKLPMGDLTGDQMWTVADLAERYSNGNIRTTINQNMVIRWIPEGRLEDFYDELVAHSLGDPGAELVEDIIACPGTDTCGLGITSSKGMARALAEVFPAGRVPEDLRDVSVKISGCHNSCAQHHIATIGLHGVGKRLGDHTAPHYELHLGGHVSGQPKIGQMTVKLPAKNVPAAIRHLVDVYRRDRREGETLLAFITRAGKAVLKDELIPYTIVPPYDQDPTYYYDWEGEAEFVLEDLGPGECAGGALEMIDDRMLEADQELYQAKLLVEKHQYALSVNKSYRAVLAAAKALLVTEGLDPATDAETFQEFDLRLASKGIVPATYKNLGTQVGDLGSKDATVDAATEKMAFAKRFLDVCRAATEQMGKDLKLAQVKEEAVPAAAPKIASPAPVAAAKALVYDLRGVACPMNYVKTKLKLEMMDNGEQLEVWLDAGEPIRNVPMSLRNDGHKILDEGPLEPEAKHFKIVVEKVEG; encoded by the coding sequence ATGAGTCCTCACACTGTTGATCTCCGTCCGGCGATCCGGACAGAGCCCATTCCAGCCCATATAGTTGAAGAAATCGAAACATTCGAAGCGGAAGCCCAGCGGGTCCTGGTGGGCGATCTCTCGACCGACATCTTCAAGCCATTCCGCTTGCAATACGGCATTTACGGCCAGCGCCAACCGGGAGTGCAAATGTTTCGGATCAAGATCCCGTTCGGCGGGCTCACGGCGAACCAGTTGCGGCAAGTGGCCGAACTGGCCGACCAATATGCCACCGGAGTGGGCCATGTCACGACGCGCCAGGACATTCAATTGCATTTTGTCGAACTCAAACATGTCCCGGAGATGATGCGCCTGCTGGCCTCCGTGGGGCTGACCACGCGCGAGGCCTGTGCCAATACCGTGCGAAACGTGACGGCCTGTCACTTGGCAGGCGTCTGTCAAGGGGAGGTCTTCGATGTCACGCCCTACGCGAAGACGGTGGCCTATCACCTCTTGCGTAACCCGCTCAACCAGAGTCTTCCCCGGAAGTTCAAGATCGCCCTCTCGGGGTGCCGCCAGGATTGCGCCCTTACACCCATCCACGACATCGGCCTGCTCGCCGCGAAACGGGCGGACGGCGCCATCGGCTTCCGCATGGTCGTGGGCGGCGGTTTGGGATCGACTCCACGCATCGCTCAGGTGCTGAGGGAATTCACGCCGATGGACGAACTGCTTCCCACGATCGAAGCCGTGATCAAGGTGTTCGACACGTTGGGGAACCGCAAGAATCGCAACAAGGCCCGCATGAAGTTCGTCATCGAGAAGCTCGGGTTCGACGAATTCAAACGGCGCTGGGAAGCGGCCTATACGGCGATGGGGTACGCGGTGCCGACGCATGAGCCCATCAAGCTGCTGGACCATGCCGATGAGCCTCCGTTGATCATGCCGACGAAAGCGCCGACCCTCTCCAATGGCAACGGGAACGGCAACGGCGCAGCGTCCCTCAACGGCCAGGCCTCGGCGTTCCAGGCCTGGAGGCGGACCAATGTGGTTCCGCAGCGGCAGGCAGGCTTCGTCACGGCGGCGATCAAGTTGCCGATGGGTGACCTCACGGGCGACCAGATGTGGACGGTTGCCGATCTTGCCGAACGTTATTCCAACGGCAACATCCGCACGACGATCAACCAAAACATGGTCATCCGCTGGATTCCCGAAGGGCGCCTGGAAGATTTCTATGACGAACTCGTGGCGCATAGCCTGGGTGATCCCGGTGCGGAACTCGTGGAAGACATCATTGCCTGCCCCGGCACCGATACCTGCGGCTTGGGAATCACCTCATCGAAGGGGATGGCCAGGGCTTTGGCCGAGGTGTTCCCCGCCGGCCGGGTCCCGGAGGATCTCCGGGATGTGAGCGTCAAGATCAGCGGCTGCCATAACTCCTGTGCGCAACACCATATCGCCACGATCGGGTTGCACGGAGTCGGCAAGCGACTCGGCGACCATACGGCGCCGCATTACGAATTGCATCTCGGTGGACATGTGAGCGGGCAGCCGAAGATCGGTCAGATGACGGTCAAACTGCCTGCCAAGAACGTCCCGGCGGCGATTCGCCACCTGGTGGATGTGTATCGCCGCGATCGACGAGAAGGTGAAACGCTCCTGGCGTTCATCACGCGGGCCGGTAAGGCCGTCCTCAAGGATGAACTCATCCCCTACACGATCGTGCCGCCCTATGATCAGGACCCGACCTATTACTATGACTGGGAAGGCGAGGCGGAATTCGTGCTGGAGGATTTGGGCCCCGGTGAATGCGCCGGCGGTGCGTTGGAGATGATCGACGACCGTATGCTGGAAGCCGATCAGGAGCTGTATCAAGCTAAGCTTCTCGTCGAGAAGCATCAGTATGCCTTGTCGGTCAATAAATCCTATCGCGCCGTACTGGCGGCGGCCAAGGCCTTGCTGGTGACGGAAGGACTCGATCCGGCGACCGATGCCGAAACGTTCCAAGAGTTCGATCTGCGTCTGGCGAGCAAAGGCATCGTGCCGGCCACGTATAAAAATCTCGGTACGCAAGTCGGCGATCTCGGTTCCAAGGATGCGACGGTCGATGCGGCGACGGAGAAGATGGCCTTTGCCAAACGGTTCCTCGATGTCTGCCGCGCGGCCACCGAGCAAATGGGCAAGGACCTCAAATTGGCACAGGTAAAGGAAGAGGCAGTGCCTGCTGCTGCCCCCAAGATTGCGTCGCCCGCTCCCGTCGCTGCGGCCAAGGCTCTCGTCTACGACCTGCGCGGTGTGGCCTGTCCGATGAATTACGTGAAGACCAAATTGAAGCTGGAGATGATGGACAACGGCGAGCAACTCGAGGTCTGGCTCGATGCCGGAGAGCCCATTCGGAATGTACCGATGAGTCTGCGCAACGACGGCCACAAGATCCTTGACGAGGGGCCGTTGGAGCCGGAGGCGAAACATTTCAAAATTGTGGTGGAGAAGGTCGAGGGGTAG
- a CDS encoding Phosphoadenylyl-sulfate reductase [thioredoxin] has translation MELNNNIASAARPTDEALKALSASFESKQPWDLLEYALKAYKGRIVLACSFGAEDVALVDMVHRIDPEAPLFYLDTDFLFSETIDVRDRIVARYGLKPAQVIQMKSLLTPDQQAAQYGAALWASNPDQCCQLRKIEPLTRILSNYSAWITGIRRDQAPTRANAGLVEWDKKFNLVKVNPLARWSNEQVWMYLQLHEVPYNTLHDRNYPSIGCIHCTAPVLPGDDPRSGRWKNFGKTECGLHK, from the coding sequence GTGGAACTGAACAATAACATCGCGTCCGCTGCCCGTCCGACGGATGAAGCACTCAAGGCGTTGAGTGCTTCGTTTGAATCCAAGCAGCCCTGGGACCTGCTGGAATATGCGCTCAAGGCCTATAAGGGACGGATTGTGCTCGCATGCAGCTTCGGAGCGGAAGATGTGGCGTTGGTGGACATGGTGCATCGCATCGATCCCGAGGCGCCCCTGTTTTATCTAGATACCGATTTCCTGTTTTCCGAAACGATCGACGTGCGTGATCGCATCGTTGCGCGGTATGGCTTGAAGCCCGCGCAAGTGATTCAGATGAAATCATTATTGACGCCTGATCAACAAGCTGCCCAATACGGAGCGGCGCTTTGGGCGAGCAATCCGGATCAGTGCTGTCAACTCAGGAAGATCGAACCTCTGACCCGTATCCTTTCGAACTATTCTGCCTGGATTACCGGCATCAGGAGGGACCAGGCGCCGACGCGTGCCAACGCCGGCCTGGTCGAGTGGGACAAAAAGTTCAACTTGGTCAAGGTGAATCCGTTGGCACGCTGGAGCAATGAGCAGGTCTGGATGTACCTTCAACTCCATGAGGTGCCCTATAACACCTTACATGACCGCAACTATCCCAGCATCGGCTGTATACACTGCACGGCGCCTGTCCTTCCGGGAGACGATCCGCGCTCCGGTCGGTGGAAGAATTTCGGCAAGACCGAGTGCGGCCTGCACAAATAA
- a CDS encoding Anthranilate phosphoribosyltransferase: MQHLLAKVAKGQKTSKDLTWEEAKQAMRLMIEGTATQAQVGAFLIAMRFKSESVTELAAFTAAARQYVAPIPVRAGLGVVDVPTYAGKRETFHALVPAAIIAAAAGAVVLLHGVDGPPDRRGVSSVLKPLGIPVDLTAKSVGAELERKGLAYLDLALYHPPVSRFLEMRQELGVRNFFHPVARMLNPARAASQVIGLSHPPYFEKTIEALRMLSCPRALVIRGVEGDPELSIGNVTRLLELKDERIIPFTFQPKDAGLTMATFREMAGFPAEQREREADLIKRLLANGVQGGQRDWVLLNAAMLLYAAGKGPSITGSLATARRTLESGQAHAKLAELAAVAGSGAGATQRVGIPA, translated from the coding sequence ATGCAACACCTGCTCGCGAAAGTCGCCAAGGGTCAAAAAACGTCCAAGGACCTCACCTGGGAAGAAGCCAAGCAGGCCATGCGCCTGATGATCGAAGGGACCGCCACGCAGGCTCAAGTCGGCGCGTTCCTCATTGCCATGCGATTCAAGTCGGAATCGGTCACGGAATTGGCCGCCTTCACTGCTGCCGCGCGGCAATACGTCGCGCCGATTCCGGTCCGTGCCGGGCTTGGGGTGGTCGATGTGCCCACCTATGCGGGGAAGCGGGAGACGTTTCATGCGCTCGTCCCGGCGGCGATCATCGCGGCGGCCGCCGGAGCGGTGGTGCTGCTGCATGGGGTAGACGGCCCGCCGGATCGACGCGGGGTTTCTTCGGTCCTCAAGCCGTTGGGCATTCCCGTTGATCTGACTGCCAAGTCGGTCGGGGCTGAATTGGAACGGAAGGGACTCGCCTATTTGGACCTGGCGCTCTATCACCCGCCGGTCAGCCGGTTTCTCGAAATGCGACAGGAATTGGGCGTGCGAAATTTCTTTCACCCGGTAGCGAGGATGTTGAACCCCGCACGCGCCGCCTCGCAGGTGATCGGCCTCTCGCATCCGCCTTACTTCGAGAAGACGATCGAGGCCTTGCGCATGTTGAGTTGTCCGCGGGCTCTGGTGATCCGCGGTGTCGAAGGCGACCCCGAACTGTCGATCGGCAATGTGACGCGGCTGCTGGAACTCAAGGACGAAAGAATCATCCCCTTCACGTTCCAGCCGAAAGACGCGGGCCTGACGATGGCGACCTTCCGTGAGATGGCCGGGTTTCCCGCCGAACAGCGGGAACGGGAGGCAGACTTGATCAAGCGGCTGTTGGCGAACGGGGTTCAAGGAGGGCAACGGGATTGGGTGCTGCTCAATGCCGCCATGTTGCTCTATGCGGCAGGGAAGGGGCCTTCAATCACCGGGAGTCTCGCAACCGCTCGACGTACGCTCGAGTCCGGCCAGGCCCATGCCAAACTCGCCGAACTGGCAGCGGTCGCAGGCTCGGGAGCCGGAGCAACGCAGAGGGTCGGCATTCCCGCGTAA
- a CDS encoding Sulfate adenylyltransferase subunit 2, translating to MKHLRQLEDQSVYILREAYKHFNHLAMLWSMGKDSTVLLWLARKAFFGHVPFPLLHVDTSYKIPAMIEYRDRIAREWRLNLVVGQNKEALAAGMNHTLGRDVCCTALKTTAMKNLVEEKGYTGIILGVRADEDSTRAKERYFSPRDKHGDWDFRDQPPELWDQFKTTFPPGTHIRIHPLLDWTEINIWEYIKHENIPFMDLYLDRGDGTRYRSLGCAPCTTPIKSTAKTVDEIIEELRGTNIAERAGRAQDAGRGMEMLRKKGYM from the coding sequence ATGAAACATTTGCGTCAGCTCGAAGACCAAAGCGTCTATATCCTTCGCGAAGCCTACAAGCATTTCAATCACCTCGCCATGCTCTGGTCGATGGGGAAAGATTCGACGGTGCTGCTATGGCTGGCCCGCAAGGCCTTCTTCGGCCATGTGCCCTTTCCCTTGCTGCACGTGGATACGAGCTACAAGATTCCGGCAATGATCGAATACCGTGACCGGATTGCCCGGGAGTGGCGCTTGAATCTGGTTGTGGGGCAAAACAAGGAAGCTCTGGCTGCCGGCATGAACCATACGCTCGGGCGGGATGTCTGTTGCACGGCCTTGAAGACGACCGCCATGAAGAATCTGGTCGAGGAGAAGGGCTATACCGGCATCATCCTCGGCGTCCGAGCGGATGAAGACAGCACCAGGGCGAAGGAGCGGTACTTCTCACCTCGCGATAAACACGGTGATTGGGATTTTCGCGATCAGCCGCCTGAGTTGTGGGACCAGTTCAAGACGACCTTTCCGCCCGGCACGCACATCCGGATCCATCCGCTCCTGGATTGGACCGAGATCAACATTTGGGAGTACATCAAGCACGAGAACATTCCCTTCATGGATCTGTACCTCGACAGGGGCGACGGGACGCGGTATCGCAGCCTGGGTTGCGCGCCCTGCACCACTCCCATCAAGTCCACGGCGAAGACGGTGGATGAGATCATCGAGGAACTCCGTGGAACCAATATCGCGGAACGGGCCGGCCGGGCGCAGGACGCGGGGCGGGGCATGGAGATGTTGCGCAAGAAGGGCTATATGTGA
- a CDS encoding Sulfate adenylyltransferase subunit 1 / Adenylylsulfate kinase, whose protein sequence is MTQQDQNKPQESLNIVIVGHVDHGKSTLVGRLYADTGSLPEGKLEKVQAICRQQGKEFEYAFLFDAFLEEQEQGITIDTARTFFIWNGRQYIIIDAPGHKEFLKNMISGAARAEAALLLIDALEGVREQSKKHGYLLSLLGVTQFAVVVNKMDLVGYRQDVFEGIEKEYREFLGQFRAVPQQMIPVSAKLGDNIAMRSGNMGWYRGPTVLETLSLFKKEQARAEQPLRFPLQDVYKFDARRILVGRITAGRLKVGDQLVFSPSNKTAVVQSIEGFNVDPPSSEAQAGQSVGITLDEQIFVERGEIASHRDSIPLVSTAVRVNLFWLGRRPLEKGRKYFLRLATREVACEVAAIHRIIDTADLAQLQESQSVAKNQVAELTLRVKTPLAFDLSSSFESTGRFVLVDEYDIAGGGIITELVHDEQEGLREEARQREYAWLTGDVRAEDRAAQYGHRAAIVLFTGSAQTGKTFLARRVEALLVADSRHAYLLEGENLLQGLDADLSAADPSFGAERVRRYGEVARLLIDAGLIVVSTSKTFGINYQRMAEMIRTLVQPAPVIAVHMSKAGEEAPPNTDLHFAGPQDFDGAARQILEALKRRGVLAQASGAKSTIQYSI, encoded by the coding sequence ATGACACAGCAGGACCAAAACAAACCGCAAGAGAGCCTCAACATCGTCATCGTAGGCCATGTGGACCACGGAAAGTCCACGCTGGTCGGGAGACTCTACGCCGATACCGGGTCTCTGCCCGAGGGCAAGCTGGAGAAGGTGCAGGCCATTTGCCGCCAGCAGGGCAAGGAGTTCGAGTACGCCTTCCTGTTCGATGCATTTTTGGAGGAGCAGGAGCAGGGCATCACGATCGACACGGCGCGCACGTTTTTCATCTGGAACGGGCGGCAATACATCATCATCGATGCGCCGGGCCACAAGGAGTTTCTGAAGAACATGATCTCCGGCGCCGCCCGGGCGGAGGCCGCCCTGTTGTTGATCGATGCGCTGGAAGGGGTGCGCGAACAATCGAAGAAGCACGGGTATTTGCTGTCGCTGTTGGGCGTGACGCAGTTTGCCGTCGTCGTGAACAAGATGGACCTGGTCGGCTATCGCCAGGACGTGTTCGAGGGGATTGAAAAGGAGTATCGGGAGTTTCTCGGCCAATTCAGAGCGGTCCCGCAACAAATGATCCCGGTCAGCGCCAAATTGGGCGATAACATCGCCATGCGCAGCGGCAATATGGGCTGGTATCGAGGCCCCACGGTGCTGGAGACACTGTCTCTGTTCAAGAAAGAGCAGGCCAGGGCGGAGCAGCCGCTCCGCTTTCCGTTGCAGGATGTCTACAAGTTCGATGCGCGGCGGATTTTGGTCGGCCGCATTACGGCCGGGCGCCTGAAAGTCGGGGACCAGTTGGTCTTCTCTCCCTCAAACAAAACGGCGGTGGTGCAATCAATCGAAGGGTTCAATGTCGATCCGCCGTCGAGCGAAGCGCAGGCCGGACAATCGGTCGGGATCACACTCGACGAACAGATCTTTGTGGAACGTGGGGAGATTGCATCGCATCGTGATTCGATCCCGCTCGTCTCGACGGCTGTGAGGGTCAACCTGTTCTGGTTGGGAAGGCGGCCGCTCGAGAAGGGGCGGAAATACTTTTTGCGGCTCGCCACGCGGGAAGTGGCCTGTGAGGTGGCCGCCATCCATCGCATCATCGATACGGCGGACCTCGCCCAGCTGCAGGAAAGTCAGTCGGTAGCGAAAAACCAGGTGGCCGAATTGACGTTGCGGGTCAAGACTCCCTTGGCGTTCGACCTGTCGTCGTCTTTCGAATCGACGGGGCGGTTCGTCCTCGTCGATGAATACGACATCGCCGGGGGCGGGATCATTACCGAGCTGGTGCATGATGAGCAGGAAGGGTTGCGCGAGGAGGCGCGGCAGCGGGAATATGCCTGGCTCACGGGGGACGTGCGGGCGGAGGACCGGGCCGCGCAATATGGGCATCGGGCCGCCATCGTCCTGTTCACCGGTTCGGCTCAGACAGGGAAGACGTTTCTTGCTCGCCGTGTGGAGGCCTTGCTCGTCGCCGATAGCAGACATGCGTATCTGTTGGAAGGTGAGAACCTGCTGCAGGGGTTGGACGCCGACCTCTCCGCCGCCGATCCGTCCTTTGGGGCGGAGCGGGTGCGCCGTTATGGCGAGGTTGCGCGACTGTTGATCGATGCGGGGCTCATCGTGGTCTCGACCAGCAAGACCTTCGGGATCAATTATCAGCGAATGGCTGAGATGATTCGGACGTTGGTCCAGCCCGCTCCTGTCATTGCGGTGCACATGAGCAAGGCAGGTGAAGAGGCCCCACCGAATACCGATCTCCACTTCGCCGGGCCGCAGGATTTCGACGGAGCCGCCCGTCAGATTCTTGAAGCGTTGAAGCGACGGGGCGTACTCGCTCAAGCGAGCGGGGCCAAGTCAACCATTCAGTATTCGATCTAG
- a CDS encoding Copper resistance protein CopD, with amino-acid sequence MCETSCRPIRQSGWAVSFPPFFSSRPFSRPRFPGPWVRLVGLLCLVVIWGASSAKAQHVEHGRSAHADRQEHHHGATTKTTWEGSVEGIAYSEFNHHLAGVFILLIALSEVRQAMGWPALAWTRFLLPGALTLGGVFLLIWSDHEAWPVGSLTFVQTFFGDDPEILQHKTYGILACAVGTIEFLRRQGWFAHAAWTIPLPLFAIVGGLMLFSHSHGDHPAAHKIALHHAIMGTMAITAGSAKFMSGWRPRQLAEERSYWELAWSGLVLVIGLQLLIYSE; translated from the coding sequence ATGTGTGAGACGAGTTGTCGGCCCATCCGGCAGTCCGGATGGGCCGTTTCATTCCCGCCATTTTTTTCCTCTCGACCGTTTTCCCGTCCGAGATTCCCTGGGCCGTGGGTGCGGCTCGTGGGGCTCCTGTGTCTCGTCGTCATATGGGGCGCCTCCTCTGCGAAGGCTCAACATGTCGAGCACGGCCGGTCCGCCCACGCCGACCGACAGGAGCATCATCATGGGGCCACGACGAAGACAACCTGGGAAGGCTCGGTCGAAGGCATCGCCTATTCCGAATTCAATCACCATTTGGCCGGAGTCTTCATTCTTCTGATCGCACTCAGTGAGGTGCGTCAAGCCATGGGATGGCCGGCCCTGGCCTGGACCAGATTCCTGCTTCCAGGCGCCTTGACCCTGGGGGGGGTGTTTCTCCTCATTTGGAGCGACCATGAAGCCTGGCCGGTCGGGTCGCTCACCTTTGTTCAAACCTTTTTTGGGGACGATCCGGAGATCCTCCAGCATAAGACCTACGGCATCCTGGCCTGTGCGGTCGGCACGATCGAATTCCTGCGCCGGCAGGGCTGGTTTGCCCATGCAGCCTGGACCATCCCGCTGCCGCTGTTCGCGATCGTCGGGGGGCTCATGTTGTTCAGCCATTCTCACGGCGACCACCCGGCGGCCCACAAAATTGCACTGCACCATGCGATCATGGGGACCATGGCCATCACGGCCGGTTCGGCTAAATTCATGTCGGGCTGGCGGCCTCGACAGTTGGCCGAAGAACGGTCCTATTGGGAACTTGCCTGGTCGGGACTCGTGCTCGTGATCGGTCTGCAGTTGCTCATCTATTCTGAATAG
- a CDS encoding putative transcriptional regulatory protein YebC has protein sequence MGGHSHWATIKRHKSAQDAKRGKIFTRIIRELTIAARSGGDPDGNPRLRLAIAKAKEANMPGDTMKKAIQRGTGELPGVTYEEFSLEGYGPGGTAVLLEITSDNRNRTVAEIRSLLTKNGGNMAEAGAVAWQFHKKGVLVVEKGKVEEDVLLSIALEAGAEDVKITDKAFEVLTDPHDFEAVKKALSDAKIECTLAELNFIPQNTIALEEKAAEQMLKLMEILDEHEDVQKVHANFDISDEVMEKVAATA, from the coding sequence ATGGGTGGCCATAGTCATTGGGCGACAATCAAACGCCACAAGTCGGCGCAGGATGCCAAACGGGGGAAGATCTTTACCCGCATCATCCGTGAGTTGACGATTGCGGCGCGGTCGGGTGGAGATCCGGACGGCAATCCGCGCCTGCGGTTGGCGATCGCCAAGGCCAAGGAAGCCAACATGCCCGGCGATACCATGAAAAAAGCCATTCAGCGCGGCACGGGCGAGTTGCCCGGCGTGACTTACGAGGAGTTTTCACTCGAAGGGTATGGCCCCGGCGGTACGGCGGTGTTGTTGGAAATCACCTCGGACAACCGCAATCGCACCGTGGCCGAGATCCGCAGCCTGCTGACGAAGAACGGCGGCAATATGGCGGAGGCCGGTGCGGTAGCCTGGCAATTTCACAAGAAGGGTGTCCTGGTCGTAGAAAAAGGAAAGGTCGAAGAGGATGTCCTTCTGAGCATTGCCTTGGAAGCCGGGGCGGAAGACGTCAAGATTACCGACAAGGCCTTTGAAGTCCTGACCGACCCCCATGATTTCGAAGCGGTCAAAAAAGCGCTCAGTGACGCGAAAATCGAGTGCACGCTTGCCGAATTGAACTTCATTCCCCAAAATACGATTGCGTTGGAGGAGAAGGCCGCGGAACAGATGTTGAAGCTCATGGAGATTTTGGACGAACACGAAGACGTGCAGAAGGTCCACGCGAACTTCGACATCTCCGACGAGGTCATGGAGAAAGTTGCCGCCACCGCATAG
- a CDS encoding Holliday junction ATP-dependent DNA helicase RuvA, whose product MIALLTGLVAFKAPSQVTLDVHGVGYEVLIPLSTYYSLPDQHGTVTLRIHTHVREDAIQLYGFLTAAEKEAFLLLTGISGIGPKLGLSVLSTLSVGDLFAAIQAGDVEKLGTVSGIGKKSAARIALELKDKVARLHPGGEQAEPGNGPAVDPLYEDALSALVNLGYRPSDVKDTLKRIAKDGTTVPGLKEVIREALKDLAKG is encoded by the coding sequence ATGATCGCCCTACTGACCGGCCTGGTGGCCTTCAAGGCGCCTTCGCAAGTCACCCTCGACGTTCACGGCGTCGGGTACGAAGTTTTGATCCCCCTCAGCACCTACTATTCATTGCCCGATCAGCATGGGACTGTGACGCTTCGCATCCACACCCATGTGCGTGAAGACGCGATTCAGCTCTACGGGTTCCTCACCGCAGCCGAGAAGGAGGCCTTCCTCTTGCTGACCGGCATCTCCGGTATCGGCCCAAAATTAGGGCTTAGCGTCCTCTCCACCCTCTCGGTCGGCGATCTCTTCGCAGCCATTCAAGCAGGCGATGTCGAGAAGTTGGGAACGGTTTCGGGTATCGGAAAGAAATCTGCGGCGCGGATAGCCCTGGAATTGAAAGACAAGGTGGCGCGACTGCATCCGGGCGGCGAACAGGCCGAACCCGGCAATGGGCCTGCCGTTGATCCTCTCTATGAAGACGCCTTGTCGGCCCTGGTGAATCTGGGGTATCGGCCGTCGGATGTGAAAGACACGTTGAAGAGAATCGCGAAGGACGGAACCACGGTGCCGGGGTTGAAGGAAGTGATCCGCGAGGCGCTCAAAGATCTTGCCAAGGGGTGA